The following DNA comes from Herpetosiphon gulosus.
TGAGGAATAAATTCTTTGAATTTGGGATGGGTCAGCAACATGACATAAATTGTATCGCTAATCACAATGCTAGCAGCAGTTTCGTCGCTAAATTGCAGATTTTGTTGGTAGCCCAGGGCTTTGAAGAATTCAATTGATTTGGAGAGATCTTGCACTGCGAGATTAATAAAAACTTGGGTATTCACGTAGCAACTCCTTACCTACAAACACAATCGACTGTACTCAATCCGTTGATTTTGTTTCATCGGCAAAGGCTAAACCTTTAGCTGCCAACGCTTCGTGCAACTGACGAATGCCCTTCGGCCCCATGCCATGTAATTTGCCTAGCTCCCGAGCGCTGACTTGGGTCAATTGCGCTAAACTGCGATAACCAGCATTGTGTAAGGCTCGCAGTGCTGGTTGGCTTAGTTTGGAAGGAAAATCCTCGGTTGATTGTTCAGATGCATTCATCAGCCAAGCACCTTTGCTAATAAAACAAATGTTCTAATATTGGGTAGTATAACGATTAAACTTCAAAAAGTCAAGCAGTAATTTCATAAAAACAAGCTTTTTGGGTTTAATGATCTTGGTTCTCCATTACTGCAGGTTCAGCGATTTTGGCTATCGGATTCCTACTATTCAAACTTTGAGCCAGAGAAATTCATCGCTCAACCTCAGTTGATGATGTGCCAAATGAGACTATACCGATATGGTGATAATTTCAAACGATTCCCTAAATTCGGTTATCATAGTCCATAGATAAAAGCCCTTGCAATGCTCAGCTTTGATATTATGTCTATCAAGATTTGATTCACAGCATTTAAAGGTCTACAATTTTTATTTCTATCATTATAGAATTAACCAAAGGTACTTGTGAT
Coding sequences within:
- a CDS encoding DNA-binding protein — its product is MNASEQSTEDFPSKLSQPALRALHNAGYRSLAQLTQVSARELGKLHGMGPKGIRQLHEALAAKGLAFADETKSTD